The Cyanobium sp. Tous-M-B4 genome contains a region encoding:
- a CDS encoding DnaJ C-terminal domain-containing protein, protein MSANGYRDYFNVLGVERGADADAIKRAFRKLARQYHPDVNPGDAGAEAKFKEVSEAYEVLSDPDKRRRYEQFGQYWSQAGGGSASGGVDVDFGRYGNFDDFINDLLGRFGGPSPGGAPGGFGFSSGFPGGFAGGMPGGGRSAPINLDAEASISLSFADAFRGSERTLAVNDERVQVRIPPGVKHGSRLRLKGKGNLQPGTGRRGDLYLNLQLQEHPVWKLDGDQLRAELPLSLDELALGGEVRVATPDGEASVRVPPGMTLGRSLRLKGKGWPLKDGRGDLLLTPVLKLPDQLSAEERQLLEQLRAARSADPRAGWIQAARL, encoded by the coding sequence ATGAGCGCAAACGGCTATCGGGATTATTTCAACGTGCTCGGGGTGGAGCGTGGCGCTGATGCCGACGCCATCAAGCGTGCCTTTCGCAAGCTGGCCCGTCAGTACCACCCTGACGTAAACCCCGGTGATGCGGGGGCTGAGGCCAAGTTCAAGGAGGTGAGCGAGGCCTATGAAGTTCTCTCCGATCCTGATAAACGCCGGCGCTACGAGCAATTTGGCCAGTACTGGAGCCAGGCGGGCGGTGGCTCGGCCAGTGGCGGCGTTGACGTTGATTTCGGCCGCTATGGCAACTTCGACGACTTCATCAACGACCTTCTAGGTCGGTTTGGCGGCCCCTCCCCCGGCGGCGCCCCGGGCGGTTTTGGTTTCAGTTCAGGCTTCCCTGGTGGCTTTGCTGGCGGTATGCCCGGCGGTGGCCGCAGCGCCCCGATCAATCTCGATGCCGAAGCCAGCATCAGCCTCTCCTTCGCCGATGCCTTCCGCGGCTCCGAACGCACCTTGGCGGTGAACGACGAGCGGGTGCAGGTGCGCATTCCGCCCGGCGTGAAACACGGCAGCCGCCTGCGGCTCAAGGGCAAGGGCAACCTGCAGCCCGGCACCGGGCGCCGGGGTGACCTCTACCTCAACCTGCAGCTGCAGGAGCATCCGGTGTGGAAGCTGGACGGCGACCAGCTGCGGGCTGAGCTGCCCCTCAGCCTCGATGAGCTGGCTCTTGGCGGCGAGGTGCGGGTGGCTACCCCCGATGGCGAGGCCTCCGTGCGGGTGCCGCCCGGCATGACCCTGGGGCGCAGCCTGCGGCTCAAGGGCAAGGGCTGGCCCCTCAAGGATGGCCGCGGCGATCTGCTGCTTACGCCGGTACTCAAGTTGCCCGACCAGCTAAGCGCTGAGGAGCGCCAGTTGCTGGAGCAGCTGCGGGCAGCCCGCAGCGCCGATCCCCGCGCCGGTTGGATCCAGGCGGCCCGTCTCTAG
- a CDS encoding class I SAM-dependent RNA methyltransferase has translation MGITEPNSTSISGIAVVPPGLEDAAAAELTALGCQAVARLRRAVRFQTDLAGYYRLHLQARLPFRLLLELAHFPCRSKDELYDGVQRAVDWSRWLPPGATFRVDATGSAPGLNHSHYSALQVKNALVDLQRQQWGARSSVDLEDPDLSIHLHLGGGEAALSLDGSGGSLHRRGYRAAMGLAPLKENLAAGLIALTGWDGSVPLADPLCGSGTLLIEAACMALGRAPGLGRHFALERWPKFDSQLWQQERQAASALALETLPSGEPLAPIVGREQDPGVLDQAHSNAEAAGIASALELSLGDCRDFMPPPGPGILVCNPPYGERIGEREALEPLYADLGRMVKERCGGWSLWLLSGNPELTGALKMKASRRIPISNGGIDCRWLHYEVR, from the coding sequence GTGGGCATCACCGAACCAAACAGCACATCAATCAGCGGCATAGCGGTTGTGCCACCGGGCCTCGAAGACGCCGCGGCGGCTGAGCTCACGGCCTTGGGTTGCCAAGCCGTAGCACGCCTACGCCGGGCCGTGCGCTTCCAAACAGACCTGGCTGGCTACTACCGGCTGCACCTGCAAGCCCGCCTGCCCTTCCGGCTCCTGCTTGAACTGGCTCACTTCCCCTGCCGCAGCAAAGACGAGCTCTACGACGGTGTGCAGCGCGCCGTCGATTGGAGCCGCTGGCTACCTCCTGGTGCCACCTTCCGGGTCGATGCCACCGGCAGCGCCCCTGGCCTCAACCACAGTCACTACAGCGCCCTGCAGGTCAAAAATGCCCTGGTGGATCTGCAGCGTCAGCAGTGGGGCGCCCGCTCCTCCGTTGACCTCGAGGATCCCGACCTCTCCATCCACCTGCACCTCGGCGGCGGCGAAGCAGCCCTGAGCCTCGATGGCAGCGGCGGCAGCCTGCACCGCCGCGGCTACCGGGCCGCCATGGGCCTGGCCCCGCTCAAGGAAAACCTCGCCGCCGGCCTGATCGCCCTCACCGGCTGGGATGGCTCGGTGCCCCTGGCCGATCCCCTTTGCGGCTCCGGCACCCTGCTGATTGAGGCGGCCTGCATGGCCCTAGGCCGGGCGCCAGGTCTGGGCCGCCACTTCGCCCTGGAGCGCTGGCCAAAGTTCGACTCCCAGCTCTGGCAGCAAGAGCGCCAAGCGGCCAGCGCCCTAGCCCTAGAGACGCTCCCCAGCGGAGAACCCCTGGCGCCGATCGTTGGCAGGGAGCAGGATCCCGGCGTGCTTGATCAAGCCCACAGCAACGCTGAGGCTGCCGGCATCGCAAGTGCCCTGGAACTGAGCCTGGGCGACTGCCGCGACTTCATGCCTCCGCCAGGGCCGGGGATCTTGGTGTGCAACCCGCCCTATGGCGAGCGCATCGGCGAGCGTGAGGCACTGGAGCCTCTCTACGCCGACCTGGGCCGCATGGTGAAGGAGCGTTGCGGCGGCTGGAGCCTGTGGCTGCTCAGCGGCAACCCGGAGCTCACCGGCGCCCTCAAGATGAAGGCCAGCCGCCGCATCCCAATCAGCAATGGAGGCATTGACTGCCGCTGGCTGCACTACGAGGTGCGCTAA
- a CDS encoding phage holin family protein codes for MTDQNSPGPARVAAGRVGALLTSVMDLHVRIALQEVDREKRRLISGALLLSGGLALLLLALIGAELALLLGLHAAQGLSWIHAALAVAALNLVLAGIFLRVGGQLLKGPYLPETTAGLSKTTRAILGR; via the coding sequence ATGACGGACCAAAACTCGCCCGGCCCGGCCCGGGTGGCGGCGGGCCGGGTTGGCGCCCTGCTGACTTCGGTTATGGACCTGCACGTGCGTATCGCTCTGCAGGAGGTGGATCGGGAGAAGCGGCGCTTGATCAGTGGGGCCTTGCTGCTCAGCGGCGGCCTAGCCCTGCTGCTGCTGGCCCTCATCGGCGCCGAGCTGGCTTTGCTGCTGGGGCTGCACGCAGCCCAGGGGCTGAGCTGGATCCATGCTGCTTTGGCTGTGGCGGCCCTGAATCTCGTGCTGGCTGGGATTTTTCTGCGGGTGGGCGGCCAGCTGCTCAAGGGCCCCTACCTGCCGGAAACCACCGCCGGCCTAAGCAAAACCACTCGCGCAATCTTGGGTCGTTAG